In the genome of Raphanus sativus cultivar WK10039 chromosome 4, ASM80110v3, whole genome shotgun sequence, one region contains:
- the LOC108848400 gene encoding LOW QUALITY PROTEIN: RNA-binding KH domain-containing protein PEPPER (The sequence of the model RefSeq protein was modified relative to this genomic sequence to represent the inferred CDS: inserted 1 base in 1 codon) — MAAVADSAENGATNFPENQTLTPSESTGPSLLNETSGAFPESNQPDSLAAETAPDAERWPGWPGDCVFRVIVPVSKVGAIIGRKGDIIRKMCEETRARIKVLDGPTTTPDRIVMISAKEEPEAYMSPAMEAVVRVFRRVSGLPDSDDDEDLQNAASAFSSVRLLVASSQAINLIGKQGSSIKSIVENSGASVRILSDEDTPFYAAKDERIVDLQGEALKIVKALEGVVGHLRKFLVDHSVVPLFEKQYLARVSQVRQEEPLANNQSSLNAALSNAIESELLARREALFLERDPRVESFVQPSGVSIYSQDPAMSARHSPGLSRVSAAFVTQVSQTMQIPFSYAEDIIGLEGANIAFIRRRSGCTITIQESPHPDQITVEIKGTSSQVQTAQQLIQEFISNHKEPVSVSXGYARVDAGYVPAYPPQLSNLQEPLSSSGYIGTETVQYRPTAYSQLAGPSASTYTPSLNGQTYGTEYRPASDVGGGYNTYNL, encoded by the exons ATGGCCGCCGTCGCCGATTCCGCGGAGAACGGTGCTACAAACTTCCCGGAGAATCAAACCCTCACACCCTCGGAATCCACTGGCCCCTCATTGCTCAACGAAACCTCCGGCGCCTTCCCCGAATCGAATCAACCGGATAGCTTAGCGGCCGAGACTGCCCCCGATGCGGAGAGATGGCCAGGCTGGCCTGGGGATTGCGTGTTTCGCGTGATCGTTCCGGTATCTAAAGTCGGAGCTATAATCGGACGCAAAGGAGATATCATCAGGAAGATGTGCGAGGAGACTCGCGCTCGCATCAAAGTCCTCGACGGTCCCACTACCACTCCTGATCGCATC GTGATGATATCTGCAAAGGAAGAGCCAGAGGCCTACATGTCCCCTGCGATGGAAGCAGTCGTACGGGTGTTCAGACGAGTCTCGGGGTTGCctgatagtgatgatgatgaggatctTCAAAACGCTGCAAGTGCCTTCTCTTCAGTGCGTTTATTAGTTGCATCTTCTCAGGCGATTAATTTGATTGGGAAACAAGGATCCTCTATTAAATCTATAGTAGAGAACTCTGGTGCATCAGTTCGCATTTTATCAGACG AGGACACACCGTTTTATGCTGCAAAAGATGAGAGGATAGTGGATTTGCAGGGGGAAGCTTTAAAGATTGTAAAAGCGTTAGAAGGGGTTGTAGGACACCTAAGGAAATTTCTAGTCGACCATTCTGTGGTTCCTCTCTTCGAGAAGCAA TATCTAGCTAGAGTCTCTCAAGTTCGTCAGGAAGAACCGTTAGCTAACAACCAGTCATCTCTCAATGCTGCTTTGTCAAATGCAATCGAGTCTGAGCTCTTGGCACGGAGGGAAGCTCTGTTTTTGGAGCGGGATCCTCGGGTGGAGTCATTTGTTCAGCCTTCTGGAGTTTCTATCTACAGTCAGGATCCTGCAATGTCTGCTAGACACTCTCCTGGCCTTTCTCGAGTTTCTGCTGCTTTTGTTACACAG GTATCTCAAACGATGCAAATACCGTTCTCCTATGCGGAGGATATTATCGGTTTAGAAGGAGCTAATATAGCCTTCATCCGTAGAAGAAGCGGATGTACCATAACCATTCAAGAGAGTCCACATCCTGATCAAATCACAGTGGAAATCAAAGGCACATCTTCTCAAGTACAAACTGCTCAGCAACTAATTCAA GAGTTCATCAGCAATCACAAGGAACCGGTTTCGGTTT GGGGATATGCTAGAGTCGACGCTGGTTATGTACCTGCATATCCTCCTCAGCTGAGCAACCTTCAAGAGCCGCTCTCGAGCAGCGGCTACATTGGCACAGAGACGGTGCAGTATAGACCAACAGCATACTCTCAGCTTGCGGGTCCGTCGGCGTCGACCTACACGCCGTCACTGAATGGGCAAACTTATGGAACGGAATATAGACCGGCTTCTGATGTTGGTGGTGGCTACAACACTTACAATTTATGA